In the Bartonella apihabitans genome, TCGGCAAAGAGCCAAAGCGGTTGGCGAGCTTTCAACCACAAAATGCGATTTTATGCCGACACCTGCCTTTATCAATTGCGCTTCGATAAGATGTCTGTTGCCGCTTTTCCCCCCCAATATAATTAATTCCTTAACAGGAATGTTATGCCAAGCAATATTTTCCAACTTGGCCATTGGATGCAAATAATGGCACACCACCGAAAAAGGACTATCTAGAATACAATCTTCTTCCAACTCGTCATGTTCGCACTGTTGTATGTGAATGCCAAAGTCAGCTTCGCCTTTAATAACAATTTCTGTAACTGTCGCGCCTGATCTTTCCATCAATGTTATCCGGTTGTTGGGAAAGTCGCGTTGATAATCGAGCAATAGCGTCGGCAATGTTGTTACCGCAACAGACTGAAGTGTTGCCAGTCTTACGTCACCTACAAAGCGCAGTGCTTTGTGTCTTAACTGTTCAATCCAGCTGTTCAAGTCATATAATATCCGTTCTGCCGTAGGCAGAAACTCGCGACCGACAGAAGTAAGTTTTGTCGATCTTGTCGTTCGGTCTAACAAACGCAGCCCCAAAAATTCTTCTAATTTTTGTATACGCCGTGTCAGTGCTGTCTGGGTAATGTGCATTTTATCGGCGGCACGCTGGAAATTACCCAGTTTGGCAATAGTCACAAAAGCGTCAATTCCATCCGTTGGCAGCTTCATGATTTTTTTTCATCATTTAATTCCATTATTGCATTTTACAACATTTAAAGAATTTGGATAGTCTCATTTACGACCAAAACTTATTTTTGGTCAAAATATGGGTGGATTTAACATTGGGAGGGTTTCATGGAAGGATTTAAAGAAAGCTCTTATTGGACAAGAGCAATGAACATACGTGTCGGTATCATTCCGCTACCTGCTTATATCTTGTTGGGCATTCTGATAGTCGGTCTTGTTATCAATGGAAAGCTGAAACCTGAGATTACAATTATGATCGGTGTACTGGCTTTCGGCGGGTTTACCTGTGCCGAATTGGGGAAGCGGATACCAATTCTAAATAAAATCGGTGGTTCATCTCTGGTCAACGTGTTTTTGCCTTCATATCTGGTTGCAATCAATTTTTTCCCTGTCGAATTTGTCGAACCGGTCACAAAATTTACAAAATCGAGCAACTTTATTTATCTGTTTATAACAGCCGTTGTTGTCGGATCTATTTTGAGTATGGACAGACGGGTACTGCTTCACGGTTTCATCAAGATTTTTATTCCGCTCGTCTCCGGTTCAATTATTGCCCTTTTTGTCGGTAGTGGATTGGGCTGGCTGCTCGGAAAGGGTTTTCTTCATAGCCTGTTCTATATCGTCTTACCTGTTATGGCAGGTGGTGTTGGTGAAGGAGCCATTCCGTTAGCCGTAGGTTACGCCGATGCTTTGGGTGTCGAACAAGGTATCATGCTCGGACAGATTTTGCCCGTCGTGTTTCTCGGTAATCTTGTTGCGATCATCTGCGCGGGCATATTGAACACGCTCGGTCGCAAAAAACCGCATTTAACCGGTAATGGTCGGCTACAACCTTCTGTGGATGAAACAACAGACGAAATCAGTGCTCGCCAGCGTTTTCATTCGGATGTTTCTTCCATTGATGTTTCAACTGTTGCTGCTGCCGGCGTCTTGGGAGCGGCTATCTATATGTTGGGGGTCGTCCTCCATATGCTTTTCGGGTTGCCAGCTCCTGTTGTCATGCTGTTCCTCGTCGTAATCGCCAAGCTTTTGAAAATGGTTCCGTCTAAACTTGAAGAAGGAGCAAGAGTGGTATTTCGCTTTTTCGTTGTTGGTGTCACATACCCATTATTGTTTTCTACCGCTATCGCCATGACCCCTTGGGACCGTTTGGTGAGCGCCATCCATCCGGCAAATCTGGTAATTATTGCTGGTACTGTCATCAGTCTCGTCGCCACAGGTTATTATGTTGGTAAATGGATCCGGATGTATCCGATTGATACGGCAATTGTAAATTCCTGTCATAGCGGGCTTGGTGGCACCGGTGACATTATGATTTTAACAGCAGCCGAGAGAATGGAACTTATGCCATTTGCTCAAATCGCCACACGCATTGGCGGAGCCATTACCGTTACATTGGCAATCATAGCGATGATACACGGCCAAATTATATGAATTATGGGAGCCATTAAGATGAATAATAGTAAAGCCAGTTTTTTAATTCGTAGCAAACTGTTTGTTCCGGCAACACGTCAGGATTTTTACGAGAAAGCCTTAAACTCTCAGGCAGATGCGATTTGCTTCGATTTTGAAGCTTCTGTTGTTACTGCACAAAAACCTCTCGCACGATTGACTCTGAGCAAATTTCTCGCCACCGATTTTAAAACGTCTAAAACCCTTATGGTGCGGGTTAATCCCGTTTCCAGCGAAAATTTTATGCTCGACTTCAAAGTCGCCTTACATCCCAAAATCAGCATTATTAACCTGCCTCTTGTAAACAATGTACACGAGGTAAAAAAAGCTGCCCAACTTGTTAAAGACAATGCGCCCAATATCCGCCTGTTAATCAATATCGAGACGGCGCAAGCGTTGAGGCTTGCCGCCGATTTGGCCACTTCCGATGATTTGGTCTGTGGGCTACAGTTGGGATATGCGGACCTGTTCAAATCGTGCCGCATTAATCGTCGTCAATTAGATGCATTATCTTATATCCGCTTGCAAACCAGATTGGCTGCATCAGAAGCTAATATTGAAGCCTATGATGGCGCATGGCCCTATATCAAGGACCTTGAGGGTTATCGGGCGGAATGCCAACATGCCAGGGATCTTGGGTTTGCCGGAAAAAGCTGTATCCATCCAACACAAATAACAACTGCAAACGAAGTTTTTTTACCAACATCAGAAGAAATCGCAAGTGCAATGGCGATTATTGAAAAAGCAAAAGAAGCAGAAAAATCCGGCCTTGGGGCAAGTTCGGTCAATGGCCAGATGATTGACGAACCATTTATTCAAGCCGCCTATCAGACATTGGAATGGGCAAAACAAATTTCAGATAAATAACATTCCAAGCAAACGTTCTTATCAAATTATACAATTCAAAGGTAATTCAGATGACTAGTCTTCATCAAAAAGATTATAAAAAAATCGCTAAAGGTGTTCTCGACGATGTTCGCGTCATAGATTTATCCCGACTATTTGCCGGCAATGTTCTGACACAAACCTTGTCCGATTTTGGTGCTGACGTTATCAAGGTCGAACCGCCAACAGGTGATACGTTACGTAACTGGAAAACAGAAAATATTGAGACACACTGGAAAATATATTCGCGAAACAAAAAAAGCCTGTGTCTCAATTTACGCGATCGGCGAGCAATAGATATTGTTCTAAAGCTCATAGAAAACGCGCAAATACTGGTCGAAAGTTTTCGCCCCGGCGTACTTGAGAATATGGGACTTGCACCGGAAAATTTGCATAAGATCAATCCTGCACTGATCATTGTACGCATTTCCGGCTGGGGGCAAACCGGCCCCTATTCACAAAGGCCGGGCTTTGGCACACTGATTGAAGGTATTTCAGGGTTTGCATCAATGAACGGTTTCGAGGATCGCGAGCCGGTTCTGCCGCCGATGTACCTTGCTGATGGTATTGCCGGTCTTACCGGTGCAAGCGCAACATTGATTGCCTTACGCAATGTCGAACATAACCATGGCAAAGGCCAAGTAATAGATTTACCTTTGCTTGACCCGTTGTTCACCATATTGGGTCCGCACGCAGCCCATTACCAATTAACCGGCAAAGTCAAAAAGCGAACCGGTAGCCGCTCGTCAAATTCGGCACCACGCAATGTTTATCGTTGTAAAGACGGAAAATATGTCTGTCTGTCGGGTTCAGTACAAAAAATGGCAGAGCGCCTTTTCAACGCAATTGGCCGCCCTGACATGATAACATCTCCTAAATTCAGTACCAATGCGGCACGACTGAAAAATGTTGAAGAACTTGATAAAATCATTGGAGATTTTATCGGCCAACATGACCTGAACGACAATCTTGCGTTTTTTGAAAAACACCAAATCACCGTCGGGCCGATTTATGACATATCGCAGATTGTCGAGGACGAGCATTTTAT is a window encoding:
- a CDS encoding LysR family transcriptional regulator; this encodes MKLPTDGIDAFVTIAKLGNFQRAADKMHITQTALTRRIQKLEEFLGLRLLDRTTRSTKLTSVGREFLPTAERILYDLNSWIEQLRHKALRFVGDVRLATLQSVAVTTLPTLLLDYQRDFPNNRITLMERSGATVTEIVIKGEADFGIHIQQCEHDELEEDCILDSPFSVVCHYLHPMAKLENIAWHNIPVKELIILGGKSGNRHLIEAQLIKAGVGIKSHFVVESSPTALALCRERVGIAILPENGGKNIHPDLREIPIIDPIVKRRICLIKRKSETLSPAAQSLYNFIRDRYHNRSDKCR
- a CDS encoding 2-hydroxycarboxylate transporter family protein, with translation MEGFKESSYWTRAMNIRVGIIPLPAYILLGILIVGLVINGKLKPEITIMIGVLAFGGFTCAELGKRIPILNKIGGSSLVNVFLPSYLVAINFFPVEFVEPVTKFTKSSNFIYLFITAVVVGSILSMDRRVLLHGFIKIFIPLVSGSIIALFVGSGLGWLLGKGFLHSLFYIVLPVMAGGVGEGAIPLAVGYADALGVEQGIMLGQILPVVFLGNLVAIICAGILNTLGRKKPHLTGNGRLQPSVDETTDEISARQRFHSDVSSIDVSTVAAAGVLGAAIYMLGVVLHMLFGLPAPVVMLFLVVIAKLLKMVPSKLEEGARVVFRFFVVGVTYPLLFSTAIAMTPWDRLVSAIHPANLVIIAGTVISLVATGYYVGKWIRMYPIDTAIVNSCHSGLGGTGDIMILTAAERMELMPFAQIATRIGGAITVTLAIIAMIHGQII
- a CDS encoding CoA ester lyase, with the protein product MNNSKASFLIRSKLFVPATRQDFYEKALNSQADAICFDFEASVVTAQKPLARLTLSKFLATDFKTSKTLMVRVNPVSSENFMLDFKVALHPKISIINLPLVNNVHEVKKAAQLVKDNAPNIRLLINIETAQALRLAADLATSDDLVCGLQLGYADLFKSCRINRRQLDALSYIRLQTRLAASEANIEAYDGAWPYIKDLEGYRAECQHARDLGFAGKSCIHPTQITTANEVFLPTSEEIASAMAIIEKAKEAEKSGLGASSVNGQMIDEPFIQAAYQTLEWAKQISDK
- a CDS encoding CaiB/BaiF CoA-transferase family protein, whose protein sequence is MTSLHQKDYKKIAKGVLDDVRVIDLSRLFAGNVLTQTLSDFGADVIKVEPPTGDTLRNWKTENIETHWKIYSRNKKSLCLNLRDRRAIDIVLKLIENAQILVESFRPGVLENMGLAPENLHKINPALIIVRISGWGQTGPYSQRPGFGTLIEGISGFASMNGFEDREPVLPPMYLADGIAGLTGASATLIALRNVEHNHGKGQVIDLPLLDPLFTILGPHAAHYQLTGKVKKRTGSRSSNSAPRNVYRCKDGKYVCLSGSVQKMAERLFNAIGRPDMITSPKFSTNAARLKNVEELDKIIGDFIGQHDLNDNLAFFEKHQITVGPIYDISQIVEDEHFISREIIAEYPDKDMKTIPMHGIAARLTETPGSIATPAPTLGADNEAVLATIGIDKQAYETLVQDGIVIVGDGKKLEK